In one window of Candidatus Scalindua sp. DNA:
- a CDS encoding tandem-95 repeat protein, which produces MTNHSLVDINKETKQKRNLLSFPSHLFLIFFLMFFVPFILHKNVYGQCSSSAKYIILMIADGNGIKHNEATNKYTGVTPYYQSAPEWLNYFVSTFHSGGSYNTTSCWNSFSYVISDSAKNITDSAAAASALYSGTKTAKKNISVTADDADRLLSIGEIAKTLNMAVGAITTVPVSHATPGAWTSHNNDRGNGYAIADEGLFGNPNSTCTTCTPPLDPLYVGGHGSTLPTVDVLIGDRRSGYVNSAIRDKLINDNSYTLVERTTGVDGGDALSAAANNPGVTRLAGLFDHIYHTADDSGFAGTVTTNPNLENPTLVDSTNAALTVLGRNSNGFVLMIEGGAVDWAAHANMMDDMIGEKRDFDAAVQAVIDWVEDETNDSSWNNTLVIVTSDHETGYLTPSRNFITDTSDPRYDQNDPLGRFPDISDTTLALEKIVAGTGGLRASWKDSNSNNSIDTGETVYWVWNRGDHSNSLVPLFVRGVGAGLFATYATETDTYRGAYLDNTNIFDVMNSVIMNAPPNTPPAAIVDSAATQKGTLVTINVIANDYDIDGTINPATVTVADVPGNGTAVSRADGTVDYTPVTGFSGQDSFTYTVADACGTSSNVSTVTITVNPGGTPVMTSPVPGSTLTTSTVTFQWSTGTGVSVYWLGAGTSFTSVNTPPYGDIYGASTLKRTTQQVTGIPINGNPVYVRLWWKIGTGAWTYSDYTYQTQGGGNQAPVANNDTAATTVDTLVNINVTANDTDSDGTIYPATVAVISAPANGAAALKADGTVDYTPATGFTGQDSFTYTVNDNLGATSNVATVTVTVNPGGTPAMTSPAPGSTLTVSTVPFQWSTGAGVTSYWLGVGTSFTSVSTPPWGDIFGATTGTNTTQQVTGIPINGNTVYVRLWWKIGTEVWTFTDYTYQTQGGGNQAPVANNDTATTTVDTLVNINVTANDTDSDGTIDPATVAIISAPANGTAALKADGTVDYTPATGFTGQDSFTYTVNDNLGTTSNVATVTVTVNAGNLSPVANNDTAATTVDTLVNINVTANDTDSDGTINPATVAVISAPANGTAALKADGTVDYTPATGFTGQDSFTYTVNDNLGATSNVATVTVTVNPGGTPAMTSPAPGSTLTVSTVPFQWSAGAGVTSYWLGVGTSFTSVSTPPWGDIFGATTGTNTTQQVTGIPINGNTVYVRLWWKIGTEAWTFTDYTYQTQGGGNQAPVANNDTAATTVDTLVNINVTANDTDSDGTIDPATVAVISAPANGTAALKADGTVDYTPATGFTGQDSFTYTVNDNLGATSNVATVTVTVNTGTSGIMQVGSIQVSNNVAFQAVATTTALYFVYNQDNKLYLSKSTNGGTTWSSPQLASHLNTNKKFSLAVDSANKLHLVYSTSNGSASWYRSNSSGTWSTPVLVNDTANFQDTGPAVAVDGNDNVHVIVWSYPTDWQNTDWKAESRILYRRKIAGQANFEAPVSWKAGFGSLGAGNGTIEISSQGDAHFLYVSYASSNSNNAIERRIRSKDGTWNPAQDIFPNVYVGDFAMSGAIGSDSALHLAIFEAAPTPKGVGYFKSTQPNVLQKVWQLYEYWEANTDILVAPNGDVWMTSANHPFGNMQDPEEYLASYWYYNKSANTWTSRMHVSNATYTNVDQTHFGQPKLLLYNGNVVMFYAEKAPGSNFKFYQRTFN; this is translated from the coding sequence ATGACGAATCATAGCCTGGTTGACATTAACAAAGAGACAAAACAGAAGAGAAACCTTTTGTCTTTCCCCTCACATCTATTCCTGATTTTCTTTCTTATGTTTTTTGTCCCCTTTATATTGCATAAGAACGTATATGGTCAATGTTCATCCAGTGCCAAGTATATCATTTTGATGATTGCAGACGGAAACGGGATAAAACATAATGAAGCCACGAATAAATATACGGGTGTTACCCCCTATTACCAGTCTGCTCCTGAATGGCTGAATTACTTTGTCTCAACTTTCCATTCCGGAGGTAGTTATAACACAACAAGCTGCTGGAACAGTTTCAGTTACGTGATATCAGACAGTGCCAAGAATATAACTGACAGTGCTGCGGCAGCAAGCGCGCTTTACTCTGGTACAAAGACAGCAAAAAAGAATATCAGTGTCACAGCGGATGATGCTGACCGTTTATTGAGTATTGGAGAGATAGCAAAAACATTGAATATGGCAGTTGGCGCTATTACCACTGTGCCTGTTTCACACGCAACACCCGGTGCCTGGACATCTCACAATAACGATCGTGGTAATGGCTATGCTATTGCGGATGAAGGACTTTTCGGAAACCCGAATTCTACCTGTACTACCTGTACGCCACCTCTGGACCCGTTGTATGTGGGCGGGCATGGGTCAACACTTCCAACGGTTGATGTTCTCATCGGAGACAGAAGAAGTGGATACGTTAATTCTGCTATCAGGGATAAGCTGATAAATGATAACAGTTATACCCTCGTGGAGCGTACAACGGGAGTAGATGGCGGCGATGCCTTGTCAGCCGCAGCCAATAATCCCGGAGTAACCAGACTGGCAGGGTTGTTTGATCATATCTATCACACTGCCGACGATTCCGGCTTTGCCGGAACCGTTACAACCAACCCGAACCTCGAAAATCCGACACTTGTAGATAGCACCAATGCTGCCTTGACCGTCCTGGGTCGTAATTCAAACGGTTTTGTTCTTATGATTGAGGGAGGGGCTGTTGATTGGGCAGCACATGCTAATATGATGGATGATATGATAGGAGAAAAGAGAGATTTTGATGCAGCGGTACAGGCTGTCATTGACTGGGTGGAAGATGAAACGAATGATAGCAGCTGGAACAACACACTGGTTATTGTCACAAGCGACCATGAAACCGGCTATCTCACTCCCAGCCGTAATTTTATAACGGACACTTCAGATCCGCGTTACGATCAGAATGACCCTCTCGGCCGATTTCCTGATATCAGCGACACCACACTTGCATTGGAAAAGATTGTTGCCGGCACAGGGGGACTCCGTGCAAGCTGGAAAGACTCCAATAGTAACAACAGTATTGATACAGGAGAAACAGTATACTGGGTATGGAATAGGGGTGATCATTCAAACAGTCTGGTGCCACTTTTTGTACGTGGTGTTGGCGCAGGACTGTTTGCGACCTATGCAACGGAAACTGACACATACCGCGGTGCCTATCTTGATAATACAAATATTTTTGATGTGATGAATAGCGTCATTATGAATGCACCGCCCAACACGCCTCCAGCAGCCATTGTAGATTCCGCAGCGACACAGAAAGGCACCCTTGTTACTATTAATGTGATTGCCAATGATTACGATATAGATGGTACGATTAACCCTGCCACGGTAACGGTTGCAGATGTACCCGGCAATGGTACGGCAGTGTCCAGGGCCGATGGGACCGTCGATTATACACCTGTCACAGGATTTTCAGGTCAGGATAGCTTTACCTATACGGTTGCGGATGCCTGCGGAACAAGCTCTAACGTGTCAACGGTAACGATAACTGTCAACCCGGGAGGTACGCCTGTGATGACAAGTCCAGTACCCGGTTCAACCTTAACGACATCAACAGTTACCTTTCAATGGAGCACTGGTACCGGAGTTAGCGTATATTGGCTGGGAGCAGGTACAAGCTTTACATCAGTAAATACTCCACCATATGGAGACATATATGGCGCGTCAACACTGAAAAGAACAACGCAACAGGTAACCGGAATTCCCATAAACGGGAATCCGGTGTATGTTAGATTATGGTGGAAGATCGGTACTGGAGCGTGGACTTATAGCGACTATACGTACCAGACACAGGGAGGCGGCAATCAGGCGCCTGTTGCCAATAACGACACTGCAGCAACGACAGTGGATACCCTGGTAAATATTAACGTGACAGCAAATGATACCGATTCAGACGGCACGATTTACCCTGCCACTGTCGCTGTAATAAGTGCACCAGCCAATGGCGCGGCAGCACTAAAAGCTGACGGTACCGTTGATTATACACCTGCCACGGGATTTACCGGACAGGACTCCTTTACCTATACGGTGAATGACAATCTGGGAGCTACCTCCAACGTGGCAACCGTGACGGTTACGGTCAATCCGGGAGGTACGCCTGCGATGACAAGTCCGGCACCGGGTTCGACCTTAACGGTATCAACGGTTCCCTTTCAATGGAGCACGGGTGCCGGTGTTACCTCCTACTGGCTGGGAGTAGGTACAAGCTTTACATCAGTAAGCACACCACCATGGGGGGACATATTTGGCGCAACAACTGGGACAAATACAACGCAACAGGTAACCGGAATCCCCATAAACGGGAACACGGTGTATGTTAGATTATGGTGGAAGATCGGCACTGAAGTCTGGACCTTTACAGACTATACGTATCAGACTCAGGGAGGCGGTAATCAGGCGCCTGTTGCCAATAACGACACTGCAACAACGACAGTGGATACCCTGGTAAATATTAATGTAACAGCAAATGATACCGATTCAGACGGTACGATTGACCCTGCCACGGTGGCCATAATATCGGCACCAGCCAATGGCACGGCAGCACTAAAAGCTGATGGTACCGTTGATTATACACCTGCCACGGGATTTACCGGACAGGACTCCTTTACCTATACGGTGAATGACAATCTGGGGACAACCTCCAACGTGGCAACCGTGACGGTTACGGTCAATGCTGGGAATTTATCTCCTGTAGCCAATAACGACACTGCAGCAACGACAGTGGATACCCTGGTAAATATTAACGTGACAGCAAATGATACCGATTCAGACGGCACGATTAACCCTGCCACTGTCGCTGTAATAAGTGCGCCAGCCAATGGCACGGCAGCACTAAAAGCTGACGGTACCGTTGATTATACACCTGCCACGGGATTTACCGGACAAGACTCCTTTACCTATACAGTGAATGACAATCTGGGAGCTACCTCCAACGTGGCAACCGTGACGGTTACAGTCAATCCGGGAGGTACGCCTGCGATGACAAGTCCGGCACCGGGTTCGACCTTAACGGTATCAACGGTTCCCTTTCAATGGAGCGCGGGTGCCGGTGTTACCTCCTACTGGCTGGGAGTAGGTACAAGCTTTACATCAGTAAGCACACCACCATGGGGGGACATATTTGGCGCAACAACTGGGACAAATACAACGCAACAGGTAACTGGAATCCCCATAAACGGGAACACGGTGTATGTTAGATTATGGTGGAAGATCGGTACTGAAGCCTGGACCTTTACAGACTATACGTATCAGACTCAGGGAGGCGGCAATCAGGCGCCTGTTGCCAATAACGACACTGCAGCAACGACAGTGGATACCCTGGTAAATATTAATGTAACAGCAAATGATACCGATTCAGACGGTACGATTGACCCTGCCACGGTGGCCGTAATATCGGCACCAGCCAATGGCACGGCGGCACTAAAAGCTGATGGTACCGTTGATTATACACCTGCCACGGGATTTACCGGACAGGACTCCTTTACCTATACGGTGAATGACAATCTGGGAGCTACCTCTAATGTGGCAACGGTGACTGTTACTGTCAATACGGGCACCAGCGGCATCATGCAGGTCGGGAGCATCCAGGTAAGCAATAATGTTGCCTTTCAGGCTGTGGCGACTACCACTGCTCTTTATTTTGTCTATAATCAGGATAACAAACTATATCTTTCCAAATCCACCAATGGAGGAACAACGTGGAGCAGCCCGCAGCTTGCCAGCCACCTGAATACAAACAAAAAGTTTTCCCTTGCGGTTGACAGTGCTAACAAATTGCATCTGGTCTATTCGACCAGTAACGGTTCAGCCAGCTGGTATCGTTCAAATTCCAGTGGGACATGGAGTACCCCTGTGCTGGTAAACGATACCGCAAATTTCCAGGACACAGGGCCAGCGGTAGCCGTGGACGGCAATGATAACGTTCATGTGATTGTGTGGTCATACCCTACCGATTGGCAAAATACAGATTGGAAAGCGGAGAGCCGTATTCTGTACCGAAGAAAGATCGCAGGTCAGGCAAACTTTGAAGCACCCGTGTCCTGGAAGGCAGGTTTCGGCAGCCTCGGGGCGGGTAACGGAACGATAGAGATAAGTTCGCAAGGGGATGCCCATTTTTTATATGTAAGTTATGCGAGTTCTAACAGTAATAATGCAATTGAACGTCGTATCAGGAGCAAAGACGGTACCTGGAACCCAGCTCAAGACATTTTTCCCAATGTATATGTTGGTGACTTTGCCATGTCAGGTGCAATCGGCAGTGACTCAGCCCTTCACCTGGCCATCTTTGAAGCGGCGCCGACTCCCAAAGGAGTCGGGTACTTCAAGAGTACGCAGCCGAATGTGCTGCAGAAAGTCTGGCAGCTGTACGAATATTGGGAAGCGAACACCGACATACTGGTAGCACCCAATGGGGATGTCTGGATGACTTCCGCGAACCACCCCTTTGGAAATATGCAAGACCCTGAAGAGTACCTGGCATCATACTGGTACTATAATAAATCAGCCAACACATGGACCAGCAGGATGCACGTATCGAATGCTACATATACCAATGTGGACCAGACTCATTTTGGGCAGCCGAAGCTCCTCCTCTATAACGGGAACGTAGTGATGTTTTATGCGGAGAAGGCACCGGGATCAAACTTTAAATTCTATCAGCGCACCTTCAACTGA
- a CDS encoding VOC family protein, which translates to MGLTLHIRNTNTILYCENWQRTMEFYRDKLKLPISYESDWFVEFKLTDTAHVSIANESRATIKSGKGAGITLTFQVEDINKTWQYMHDNGIFPDPIRDKWGSSVFYFRDPEGHRIEVWSK; encoded by the coding sequence ATGGGACTTACTCTTCATATAAGAAATACAAATACAATTCTCTATTGTGAGAATTGGCAGCGGACCATGGAATTTTATCGTGATAAATTAAAACTACCCATTAGCTATGAATCAGACTGGTTTGTTGAATTTAAGTTGACGGATACTGCTCATGTGAGTATTGCAAACGAGAGCAGGGCGACAATTAAGAGTGGCAAAGGTGCAGGTATAACGCTTACGTTCCAGGTTGAAGATATCAATAAAACATGGCAATACATGCATGACAACGGCATTTTCCCGGACCCAATCAGGGACAAATGGGGATCGTCGGTCTTTTATTTCCGTGATCCGGAGGGGCATCGAATAGAGGTCTGGTCTAAATAA